The genomic interval CATATGCTAATCCTCATTAAAACCCGCCTTCACCAATTCTTCTAACTTTTTAACAGCTTCTTTGGCATCATTGCCTTCGGCTACTATTTTAATTTTTGATCCTTTGGCGGCCGCCAGCATTAAAAGGCCCATAATACTTTTGCCGTTTACAGTGGTATCATCCTTTACTACCGAAATATCACTATCAAAACGTCCCGATAATTTTACAAAAGTAGCAGAAGCCCGTGCGTGCAAACCTAACTTATTTACAATTTTTACAGTTACTTCTTGTTTTGGCATTACGTCCCCTTTTTGGAAACCACACGTCGGATATGATCACGGCCGTAGTTTTCGATAAACGGCACTAAATCGTTTAACGAAAGAGTTTGATGAAGAGTAGACAGCTTAACGAGCATGGGTAAATTAAAACCAGTCAGTAACTCAACCGAGCCCTTTTTTAAAAACTGCATACACACGTTACATTGTGTAGAACCGTAAAAATCGGTAAGCAACAACACTCCCCTACCCCCATCCACCTGATGAATAGCTTTTTTAAGACTAGCCTTCATTTTAGAAACAGGCTGTCCGGGTTTAAGGACAAGGCTCTTAATGCCATTTGTTTTACACAACAAACGC from bacterium carries:
- a CDS encoding HPr family phosphocarrier protein, whose protein sequence is MPKQEVTVKIVNKLGLHARASATFVKLSGRFDSDISVVKDDTTVNGKSIMGLLMLAAAKGSKIKIVAEGNDAKEAVKKLEELVKAGFNED